From Montipora foliosa isolate CH-2021 chromosome 6, ASM3666993v2, whole genome shotgun sequence, a single genomic window includes:
- the LOC138005324 gene encoding uncharacterized protein — protein sequence MHQTIGIENFCAPKEIEWKFQPLSTPHFGGAWERLVQCTKKTLKAILADRAVSKEVLRTALVEAQGILNSRPMITHVSNDAGDIEALTPNHFLLLRANPSYEDAEVSDREINSTKMWRQSQALANFFWRRFTKEYLSSPTERMKWKEKKQNLKERNVVLVAEPNQPRGVWPLARIVSTHPGQDGLVRAVTVRTQFREYKRPITKLCLVQEAEE from the coding sequence ATGCATCAAACAATTGGAATTGAAAACTTCTGTGCGCCTAAGGAAATCGAGTGGAAATTTCAGCCGCTAAGTACCCCGCACTTTGGAGGTGCATGGGAGAGACTAGTACAGTGTACCAAGAAGACGCTGAAGGCAATTCTGGCGGACAGGGCTGTTTCCAAAGAAGTGCTGAGAACCGCACTAGTCGAAGCACAAGGAATACTAAACAGTCGACCGATGATTACTCATGTGTCCAATGATGCAGGGGACATTGAAGCGTTAACCCCAAAccatttcttgctgttgcggGCAAATCCGAGTTATGAAGATGCTGAAGTTAGTGACAGAGAGATTAATTCGACAAAGATGTGGCGACAGTCCCAAGCGCTAGCTAATTTCTTCTGGAGACGTTTTACCAAAGAGTACCTTTCCAGCCCGACCGAAAGGATGAAGTGGAAAGAGAAGAAACAGAAcctcaaagaaagaaatgttgTCCTAGTTGCTGAGCCAAATCAGCCGCGAGGTGTATGGCCGTTGGCCAGAATCGTGTCTACTCATCCTGGGCAGGATGGGTTAGTTCGAGCTGTTACAGTACGAACTCAGTTCAGAGAGTATAAAAGGCCAATCACAAAACTTTGTTTAGTACAGGAGGCGGAAGAGTAG
- the LOC138005325 gene encoding uncharacterized protein, producing MYIDDLKVFASSEAKLNRVLKSTSAAMGDIGLTWNPKKCNVIHVRKGAQVHDAAGVRLGHEGPVVESLDASSSYKFLGVRESVMQDEKLALEFLSYLMWTQHWPITELRVIDREARKIICENGGKNPLSSTAMLYLPRDKSGRGLRAFEQEYKLTKKIKSAIKLYENTDPTMRLVQKFEERASEKGSTSLVKEACKDAEELDTGFTLNYPNPSCSPRQAPDIEFLGKNVKGYLRRTVTEKLQEEIESEQWHGRFLCARWQDEDLSMDECFSWLREWPSAPTHTITGLLELYEQLTPTRVYTKIKTGTSQGEITCRLCGGAAETLAHVLAGCPALAQSKYLERHHAALKVLLFEMCKDLQLVDSVPPWYSLVARKQYPGYVLEQCNVVINVLGGWSKDLEKTIKKLVGARGKEVLRRMQKAITSSSLNIARAFKATVK from the exons ATGTATATTGATGATCTGAAAGTGTTTGCGTCCTCTGAAGCTAAGCTCAACAGAGTTTTAAAATCTACCAGTGCCGCCATGGGGGACATTGGACTAACATGGAATCCTAAGAAATGCAATGTGATTCATGTGAGGAAAGGGGCTCAAGTGCATGATGCAGCAGGTGTGAGGTTAGGTCACGAGGGGCCGGTCGTGGAAAGCCTGGACGCGAGTTCTAGTTACAAGTTTCTAGGGGTGAGAGAGTCTGTGATGCAGGATGAGAAGCTGGCATTGGAAT TCCTCTCCTATTTGATGTGGACTCAGCATTGGCCTATTACAGAGCTTAGAGTGATCGACAGAGAGGCGAGAAAGATAATATGTGAGAACGGAGGGAAGAATCCGCTAAGTTCGACGGCTATGTTGTATCTACCCAGGGACAAGAGTGGGCGTGGCCTTCGCGCATTTGAGCAAGAATACAAgctaacaaaaaaaatcaaatctgcaaTTAAGCTGTATGAGAATACAGATCCTACCATGAGGTTAGTTCAGAAGTTTGAAGAGAGGGCGAGTGAGAAGGGATCCACTTCGTTGGTTAAGGAGGCATGCAAAGACGCCGAGGAGCTGGACACGGGTTTCACTTTGAACTATCCGAACCCGTCATGCAGCCCGCGCCAAGCACCGGATATAGAATTCCTAGGGAAGAATGTTAAGGGTTATTTGAGGAGGACTGTGACGGAGAAGTTACAGGAAGAGATTGAGAGCGAGCAGTGGCATGGTCGCTTTCTGTGTGCACGGTGGCAGGACGAAGATCTGAGCATGGATGAGTGTTTTTCTTGGCTACGGGAGTGGCCCTCAGCACCCACCCACACGATTACCGGGCTACTGGAGCTTTACGAACAGCTCACCCCTACTAGAGTGTATACAAAGATCAAAACAGGAACTTCACAAGGAGAGATCACGTGTAGGTTGTGCGGAGGCGCTGCAGAAACTCTTGCGCATGTTCTTGCGGGATGTCCTGCTTTAGCACAGTCCAAGTACTTGGAGCGACACCACGCTGCACTTAAGGTGTTGCTCTTTGAGATGTGTAAAGACCTGCAGCTAGTAGACTCAGTACCACCATGGTACTCGTTAGTGGCAAGGAAGCAGTACCCTGGCTATGTCTTGGAACAGTGCAACGTAGTGATTAATGTGCTAGGTGGTTGGTCTAAAGatttagagaaaacaataaagaaacttgTGGGCGCTAGAGGAAAGGAGGTTCTCAGAAGGATGCAGAAAGCTATTACCTCAAGTTCGCTTAACATAGCGCGGGCCTTCAAGGCCACCGTCAAATAA
- the LOC138005326 gene encoding uncharacterized protein, protein MGSPISPIVANLYMEHFESRALETAPTRPAMWYRYVDDTMTKIHEGAVSSFSDHLNSINPHIRFTSEEEKNGKISFLDNCPHLKEDGSTKVTVYRKPTHTDQYLNFHSNHHVQHKRAVVNTLLLRAQTLVSEEVDRVTEIRHVKQALKANNYPDWMLTLPNTASVSRVSEESVKERRIYASVPYIKALRNTSKEHLNHTRSHSSTSLSIP, encoded by the coding sequence ATGGGTTCCCCAATTTCACCCATAGTCGCAAACCTTTATATGGAACACTTTGAAAGCAGAGCATTGGAGACCGCACCTACCCGGCCAGCCATGTGGTATCGATATGTCGATGACACAATGACCAAAATTCATGAAGGCGCAGTGAGCTCATTTTCCGATCACCTCAATTCCATCAATCCACACATCCGATTCACTTCGGAAGAAGAAAAGAACGGCAAAATTTCATTTCTGGACAACTGCCCTCACCTGAAAGAGGATGGTTCAACGAAGGTCACCGTATATCGGAAACCCACTCATACTGATCAATATCTGAATTTTCATTCTAACCACCACGTGCAACATAAAAGAGCTGTAGTTAACACTCTGCTGCTTCGAGCTCAGACCTTGGTGTCTGAAGAGGTTGACAGGGTAACGGAAATTCGACACGTCAAGCAAGCCTTGAAAGCCAACAACTATCCTGATTGGATGCTTACACTACCGAACACTGCATCTGTTTCGAGAGTTTCCGAAGAATCCGTCAAGGAAAGGAGAATTTATGCTTCAGTGCCATACATCAAAGCACTTCGGAACACGTCCAAAGAGCATTTAAATCACACGAGATCACACTCGTCCACAAGCCTTTCAATTCCTTAA